The DNA sequence ATATATACAAGGGGGTCACTAGAAAAGTAGTTCTAGAAGAGTCAAATACTACTAGATGAAGATGGCAAAAACACCTAAAGTTTGGTTTGATCTGACTATGTGCTGCTCATTAAGCTTGCGTTCTTAGGTCATGCCTTTTTTGTTCTATGTTGGCTAATAAGTGAGTTTCCCGAACTATTCAGGCTTTTCCCGTGTTGATTTTTTTCGATGCAAACATTCTTTGGAATTTTTTGTATTGTCGGACTCTTGGTGTTCGGGTTTGTGAATACATGGTTGAGATTCTAGTGGTTTAGAATTAATTACCTGCACATTAGGCCTTTGTTTGTTTGTGATTCATTGAAATAATTCGCCTGtgcagatttatttatttttatagtcATTATTGTTGTGCAACTTAGCGTTTTTCTTTTGGGTATATACTGATGGGATTTTTTTTATTCATCTCTAAAGATTTATTAGTATTTGCATCTTACACCATCTTCTTATAAGGATGTCGAGCTAAATATGCCATGCTTAATCTGAATTTTCTTTCATGTGATATCGGATATCCACCTCGTAAGAGATTAGAGCATGATTAATTTATCATTTTATTATCGCAAGTTTAGGATCTCATATGATAACCGATTGACTTCTTGGAGCCAATATGGACCCTTTCTTGTACGTACGCTCTTGGAATAGTTGAGGTAGATGATGTGGAGGTGTGCTATGAGCTAAGTGCTCTAAATTCAAAAACCTACAAAGTAGATGGGATAAAATACTATGAATGTATCCTCTTCTGTTCGTAAGAGTTAGAATGTATACGAGTCGAAGATTAagatgagaaaaaagaaaaatagtattaaaaaataaaaaaactattttatTATGACAGGAGTCCTCCTTCCTGGTATTTAAATAGCAACGAGTGAGTCGTTAGGGAGGATAAAcaaaatacttatgatttttttttttagctcTGACCAAGTCGGACCCACAGCGACATTTATGGTCAGCCCTACACCCACGTATGTTTGGGAGATAAACCAGGAGAACGGatccttcttccctcctcctcctctctccttcACGTACATTTGGCCACATCCATCTCCGCACACCTATATAAACACTTGCAAATCTATGTCCAACCTCCGCCTCCCTCTTCTCTTCCACTGCTCTTTGGCTCTCCTCAGTTTCCAAACCCTCCAAGAGAGCCACCATGGGGCGACAGCACCAAACCGCCTCTCTCCCACTCATCCTGCCTGCCGCTCTGCTCCTCCTTCTCGGGGCCACCATAACAGAAGCTCGCGTCCTCCGCCGCGTCAATGACCGCTCCCTCTTCGACGCCACCTCCGAATGCAAAAAAGCATCGTACCCCGATCTCTGCAATTCCCTTGCTCCCTCAGCGTCGGTCGGGTCCCTGACCGCCGCATCCATCGACGTGGCCACGTCCAAAGCCAAGGAGGCAGCAGCCATTTCCGCCAAGCTTATGAAAGCCCCTGGCACCGAGAAGCTGATGAAGTCCACCCTGTGTGTTTGCCGTGATGCCTTCAGCTCCGTAGCTGACAGTCTCCAGTTGTCGGCCAAGAACCTCAAGGATGCAGCGCACACTGACCTCATGGTGAACCTCTCCGCCGCGATGAGCCTCAAGGCCAACTGCGCTGATGCGTTCCAGGATTGGCCGGGTTTGGTGTCACCTGTTGCCGATATCAACGACCACCTTTCGAAACTGGTTAGCAATAGCCTGGACCTGGCTTCTACTTTGAAGAACTGAGGAGAGACATCCACGGAAAGAGCAACTGGCGAGATAATATATTGATCATAGAAGTGAAGGTGGAGGATGTTTTTGTTTGGATTAAATGATTTAAAAATGATCTTTGAAGCTGTGAGGTTTAAGATTCATGTCTCGGTTATAAACCACCCTCTCCTCGTCTTTTTATTCATTTGGTTTGCTTACTGCCACTCCACGTTCGCATGCGCTGCATGCATATCTTCCACGAAATAACAACGAAACTCAACTTAACCTCTTATTCTCTTCTTTAGTTATAGGTGCATTGTTAGCTTACTTTTTTTCTTATGTGGTGCACCGGACAATCAGTTTCATTACCAACCAGAGGCCAACCACGTAAAGGGGTTGTAAACCCAAAATTTCGAGTTCAAGGCTTTCAGGCCATCTTTTCTACTCGGTTAAGGTTAATGCTCTAAATCGGATAGatgaattttgatttttttttttaaataaacaaTTGTTGGATCTAAATCAAATCACTTTCATCTAATTCATAACGTAGGGGTTTTCAATTCGAATCAAAATAATGCAAAATCAGTTTATCAGTGATTCAATTTTCAAGATCATGAATGGTTTAGTTCAGAAGGTCTCCTCTTTGTTTCGAATAATTGATTCTGATTAATCAATTCGAACCGAATCAAAATAGattttaacaaaaatattatcaatCCGATCGAGTGTGTTATCTTACTACCTCAAACAGATTAATCAAATCGGTCTAAACATTTAATTTGATCCATTTTCGATATCAAAATTTTGTAAATGACGTTGgttaaatttgataaatattatcttATTGATACAATTCAACCAACATTTGGTtcgatttaattttaatttattttaatatatattaaaatattttttttaaaacatataaatttaaaaatagtaTTCAAAtcagattaattaattttaaattaattcgaTAAGTCTAAATTCATCCTAACAACTATCTTATTTTAATCGAATCAGTTCGAAATTTGATCCGGTTCGCTCATTCGAACATCCTACGGTAGCCCTGGCGGCAACCAGAGAATCGACTCGATCCTTGCCGTGCGACGCACGAAACCCATTCCATTTACCAATTAATTACGTCTTAGCCTGCCTCCCGCCCACCATCGCTTCGACCGTCGTCTTTTTCTTTTCCTGCCCTCTCTTCTTTTCCTGTAGCTCATTCCTTCCTTCGATCCCCCCAACGCCAAATCGAAAGCCGAAAAAGAACAGAACAGCTGGTGGAGCGCGAAAAGGAAAAGCTAAAGACAGTATTCTACCACAAAAAAGCCCTAAAAGATGGCTGCAGTGCTGCcgtctctcctcctcttccttcatcCAGACACGACGGAGGAGGCCATACAAAAAGCGATGGTGCGTGACCCCTCCGTGACTTCTTTGCCTGGAACGAGAAGAAGAGAAGCGAGAAAGGAAAAGAATTGAGGTAGGGCGAGATGGCGAGCAGCAGCAGGCACGGAGGAGGGGAGGGCGCCGGTGGGCCTAAGGTGGTGAAAGCACCCTCTAGGAAGATTACGCGGATGCCGACGATGCTGGACGTGCAGCAGGAGGAGGATGCGCCTGCCCCGCCCGACAGCGAGCTCGTCCCCCCCTCCCTCAACGCCATCGTACCCATCCTCCGCGTCGCCAACGATATCGAGAGCCTCAACCCTCGTGTCGCCTATCTCTGTAACTAAAGACCTCAACCTACCTCTTCTCATCTTCGCTCTTCTTATTTTGACCTCTGATGCGATGATATACTAAATTGCCATCTTGGGA is a window from the Musa acuminata AAA Group cultivar baxijiao chromosome BXJ2-1, Cavendish_Baxijiao_AAA, whole genome shotgun sequence genome containing:
- the LOC103977506 gene encoding pectinesterase inhibitor 12-like, whose product is MGRQHQTASLPLILPAALLLLLGATITEARVLRRVNDRSLFDATSECKKASYPDLCNSLAPSASVGSLTAASIDVATSKAKEAAAISAKLMKAPGTEKLMKSTLCVCRDAFSSVADSLQLSAKNLKDAAHTDLMVNLSAAMSLKANCADAFQDWPGLVSPVADINDHLSKLVSNSLDLASTLKN